Part of the Triticum urartu cultivar G1812 chromosome 2, Tu2.1, whole genome shotgun sequence genome, caagggatactattaaattttagtcccacattgctagtttagtgggagttggacctccttataagggaggttcttttctcacttgtacgagcatgagaacaagagggatattcacgcgcactcctcctccgccgcccgcctcgccacgccacgccacgcctcgcctcgcctcgtcatgacgcgccgcgggttgcgggaacgagccgatgtctaaatttttgccacgcactacgggtatacgaaaggtcactcAGGAGCTGGAAAGTTTTTGCTGTAGTGGATATTGAATACGAACGCTGCACCCTTCGGCTGCTGTCTGTTCGTTTCATCTCCCGCGTTCCCTTCAGCTCCCGGCGCAACCTCTCGCCTCCTcctcttgcgcctataaaagggaggtcgatcctctcagagagacgcaccagaactTCTCCTTCCTCACGCCACCGGTTCCAATCTCTGAGTTGCTGCTGTCTTCCTCATCCCGGCTggcggcgtgcaccgcaggtcgggacagtaggcctccaaaaccgcacctctttgagtcctgtacgggagaagggtgataaggtttttggggagcgctctgcgcgactactgactgactccttcgtcacggacgccccggactccgacgactacttccccgacgtcgacaacctcctcgacgacatggctggcgaggacaccgaccccaagtgcAGTGCTACTGCCGCTGCTGTCCCGTATGTGTTCTTCTTTCTGTTAGATATCCTACCACGGTTTCTCGTACTAGTACTTGCCCTAAATatgttaggttctacttcatatatgcaactagttctactgtctgctatagatatgataagctacggttcatatatgcagaagctattttccttctctctgtcagaacgcatgacttgttttatctctactttattagtcatgctttatctagtatttctgttaataaaatcactcggtaaattgctcatatttccaacaatccaaaaaccttattataggcaatttaccccgagtggttttgctgcttccatgagacctcctatgtttgagggtatccactataagaggtggcgcgtgagagcagtgttatggtttcaaaccatgagttgctatgacgccactctcggcaaacctgaaggagagcttgatgctcaacaggcacaagctttttagaaaatggatactctgtttaaggctgctctcttgagtgttcttggtgagaacatagttgatgcttatgcgtcagttgataatggaaaagatatgtgggatgcactcgaggccaagtttggggtctcggatgctggcactgagctgtacatcatggagcaattctatgattacaggatgactgaagagcgcttcgtggttgagcaagctcatgagatacagtcatttggagcacttcagttgtatgctaccggacaagtttgttgccggaggtatcatcactaagcttcctccttcatggaggaactttgctaccttgctgaagcataagaggcaggagttttccgtcccggatctcattggcactcttgatgtggaagaaaaggcgagagcaaaggacacacgtgctcgaggtattgagggaggatctagtgccaatgtggtacagaagcagaacttccaaccccacaagttcaagaacaagagcaagtttgatggaaaagcaaagtttgatgggaagaacaaggctgtgcaacacacgaacttcaagaagaagaatggcaagaagaaaggtgcttgtcatgtgtgtggggatcctgatcattgggctcctagttgccctaatctcTATGACAAGCGTTatcctgggaaaggcggcaagaccgctaatgttttcattggagacactgacatgaaggatgctgggtatggtatatttcccactattctttcagtatgtcattctcctgactggttgattgacacgggtgctaatgtgcatgtatgcggtgataattccatgttttcgtcttatcagaccgcagggacttcaaccatgctgatgggcaacggttcaagtgcttctgttcgtggtgttggcacggtcgatctgaagtttacttcggggaagatcatgcggctgaagaacgtgcattatgtcccctccgtcaataaaaatcttgttagcggatctcttctgtgtagagttggctacaagcttgtctttcagtcgaataaatttgtaatatccaagtatggaacctttgttggtaaagacTATGACTCAGGAGGTttgtttcgtttatccttatcagacgtttgcaataaagttgttaatcatatttgcaacaatagtgaatccaatgtgtggcattcacgtctttgtcatgttaactttggttgcatgtcgcgactagcgaagttgaacttaattcctagtttcaccaccgtcaagggatctaagtgtaaagtgtgtgtgcaagctaagcaacctcgtaagtctcacagactgcggaaataagaaatcttgcaccactagagctcatacattcagatctatgtgaaatgaatggtgtgttgacaaaaggtggaaagaaatattccATGACAttaattgatgactccactagatactgccgtgtgtatcttctgaaatctaaggatgaggctttgaactttttcaagatctataaagctgaagtggaaaaccaacttgatcgaaaaatcaagaggcttaggtccgaccgtggtggagagtatttttccaatgagtttgatgctttttgtgcggaacatggtataatccatgagaggactcCTCCCTACTCACCTCTGTCAAATGGGatggccgaaagaaagaaccgtactctaactgatttggttaacgccatgttagatacatcgggtctctccaaggcatggtggggggaggcgatattgacagcatgtcatgtcctgaaccgagtccccacaaagaacaaagagataattccattcgaggaatgggagaagaaaaggttaaaactctcttatctgcgaacatggggttctttggcgaaagtcaatgctccaatttcaaagaagcggaagcttggaccaaagactgtggattgtgttttcctgggatatgcttttcatagcattggctatagattcttggttctaaaatctgaggtacctgacatgcatgtcggtacgatcatggagtcgaatgatgcgaccttctttgaagatatctttcccatgaaggatatggctacctcatctaatcaggagatgcctagttcatcgaattaggaaccagttacaattaccaAACTTGCCATTTCGATAgaacactttgaaagtcttgtggaggagaacaatgaagttcctactaggagcaagagacaaaggattgcaaagtcctttggtgatgattttcttgtgtatctcatagatgacactcccagttctatttcagaggcctatgcatctgaagatgctgactactggaaggaagcggttcgtagcgagatggattccatcttggcgaatGGAACCTGGGAGATAACTtgcagaaaacttgcagttcaaggcccagtccactgttcaagttgcttactagtgtagcatagagttctaggtggaagttcaacttaacattttccactgcagtaccggtatataaaacagtgttttggaaccaaaggcaaatttctgtgtgcctctgggatctggtgggggattgctggaatttagtctatattggggcagcccaataactatttcagaaattcctaataaattcTAGAGGCCCAGTTAGCCCATTTGTGCAAagcaagggatactactaaagtttagtcccacattgctagtttagtgggagttggacctccttataagggaggttctttccccacttgtatgagcatgagaacaagagggacatccacacgcgctcctcctccgccgcccgcctcgccacgccgcgccgcgggttgcgggaatgagccgagccgatgtctaaatttttgccatgcactacgggtatacgaaaggtcactcGGGAGCTGGAAAGTTTTTGCTGTAGTGGATATTGAATACGAACGCTGCACCCTTCGGCTGTTGTCTGTTCGTTTCATCTCCCGCGTTCCCTTCAGCTCCCGGCGCAGCCTCTCGCCTCCTcctcttgcgcctataaaagggaggtcgctcctctcagagagacgcaccagaacttctccttcctctcgccaccggttccaatctctgagctgctgctgtcttccttatcccggcttgcggcgtgcaccgcaggtcgggacagtaggcctccgaaaccgcacctctttgagtcctgtatgggagaagggtgataaggtttttgagGAGCGCTCTACGCGACTACTGACTGACTCCTTCGTCACGGAGGCCCCAGACTCCGACGACGACTTTTTCCCGACGTCGacaacctcctcgacgacatggctagcgaggacaccgaccccaagtccagtgctactgctgctgctgtcccgtatgTGTTCTTCTTTCTGTTAGATATCCTGCCACAGTTTCTCGTACTAGTACTTGCACTAAATATGTTAGGTTCTACCTCATATATGCAACTAGTTCTACTGTCTGCTATAGATATGATAAGctacggttcatatatgcagaagctatttTCCTTCTCTCTGTGAGCAGAACGCATGACTtattttatctctactatattaatcatgctttatctagtatttctgttaataaaatcattcagtaaattgctcatatttccaacacatacATCATACATAATCTCGTTTGTTTTTTCCTGTGCACCACAAGACAAACTTGGTGGAACCTTCCTGATCAAATTCGACGTGTACCGACAGGTTCGGATCAACAGACTTCATATCTTCTAAAAGTTGACAGTCTTATCCATGTCATCCGTTATTGTACCTTGGGCTATCCTTGAGCAAAGATACCTTAAATTCTGCTTACGGAGCGGTGCGCCGGTCTGATCTCCACGTGTTGCATTGATAATATTGTGTACCTTGCTAAGGCCTTCCTGAGGCTGATGTTATTCTCCCTGAGATTCTTGATGAAATTCATAAGAACCGGACTGATCTGACTATGTGAATTCTGCCTTGTATCCTGACGACTTGAAGACAGAGGCTGGCTGTGTTTGTTACTGAATATGCTAACATGCCAACCATGATCCTTCATGTGGAGGAGCCGCATCCTCGCCTTGCGCTCTGTTTTGTACCGAAAAAATAATTCTATTTGTCTGGTTTACCCTGCACACCACAAGCACAAAGAGACAACGGCAAAGCTAATGTCTACAATATAAATGCCAAGCGATTTCCAATCATGAAAGAATCCAAATGCTTTAGATGGTCCCTCTTTCCTCCTATGATGTAAGAGGAGTATTTGATCTCAACTGTTCGTTGGTCAAGGGCAAGTCTGGACATGTAAACTTTCTCAACTATGGCAAGTTACTTGCTAAAAGGAAATCTTTTGAATGGATCAATCATTTCGCCAATATCGGTATAAATTCTCATGATTCATCACATACATAAGACTTGTTTTTGGAAGAAGAAAATATATTCTTTCATAGAGACCACGATCTCATTTCTTGAAAGGTATAGTTAATTGTCATCCTTCAAGAACCATCATATACATATATTTTTTCACACTTTACATTACTCCCTTCAttcccttatacaaggccactatgaaaaatacattttgcatctatacaagacCAGCAACATAATCGAGGCAAAAGTTAATAATGTTTTCTCGTACCAGCAACTTatttaatacttgcatgcatgcAATCATAATGACACTCTGCTAGTTCCTTCCCTTTTCTTCCTTGCATGAAAGCGTCGTATACTAATGATCCCGGTTAACTAAAAGAAAAGTTGGCTTACAAAACAGTCATTAAATTTTACCTTGGTAGTACCTATAAtctgagtttgtggccttgtataagggaaTAAAGGGAGTATCATATATTATTTGTATCAGCTCAAGAAATGATCATTGAAAAAGGTTGGGAGAAGATTAAACAAATATTAGTAATTTGACAAATGTGCTATCCGGGTTACATGTGCGTATGTATTTTACGAACCTTTTGGCGCTTAATCAAAATGGGCATGGAAAATAAAGCTCAATCTGCGAGGATGTAACAGAGCTAAAAGTGGAAGAGAACAGATGGCAATTAGTATAatgatatttcttttcttttattgtCTCACTTTAAGATGTAATCATTTAGTTCCTTGTTTATGTAAAGTGCAAATTCTATTTTGGCCTTGTAAAGGAATTGATAGATTCTTACCTGCCAAGAGGTAAGACGCATTCGACCCATTGGATTGGGAAAAATTGATGTCTCATATTAACTTGACCATCTTAAATTTGCTCATCACGAAATGGGGCAACAAGAAGTATGTAGTTCTACTGAACCTTCAAGCATTTCGTGCATCAGCTGGTAACGCCGTCCATCTCCCCATCTGGATTTTCCTTGACAAATTCCGAAACCATTCTCCCAAGTGAATATGTTTGTACACTTCTCCCAAAAACCTTCTAACGAACTGACCAATTGAGCGACGACCACAGCCTGTCGCACCAAGACGTTTCAATCCCTGAGAGCTTAGTACTAGAGAAATGTCTAACAGCTCCCGGGTGCCACTACACCCTCATGAATAGTATTATCGTCTAGACTGATGTGTGAATATCCCGATGAGGCCATGATCACCGCGATCACAAGCAGATTGTGTGACGTTCAGTTAGTTATTGCTATTTAAAAAAATCGCCACATGATAATTTCATGAGAAAACTCTGACCCAAATGGCCAGATGAACGGATGAATTAAAAAATACTCCCTTCGTTCTAAAATAGATAACTCAATTTTGTATTAACTTTAATATAAAGTTAGTATAAAATTGGatcatctattttgaaacggagggacTAATTCGCTTCTAATCAAGCTACTTATAACGAGTGCACTATATCGAGCGTGATATAGACCTCCTTGGTGAACTCGGAGTCCTCGGCGACGAGCGGCGACTCCACGCCCGTCTCCTCGAACCCGGTCTCGCAGGTGCGGGGGGCGCCCAACGCGCCGTTGACGTACGCCGCCGCGTCCGCTTTGCCTCGCGGTGTGCCCGCCGCGACGCCTTTAGCCGCACGATCGAGCTCGTCCACGGCCTGCGAGTACAATTGCTCACAGTCGTCGAGGCCCATCTGGATGCGCTTGTCCTTCTCCGAGGCCACGAGGGCGTGGATGCGGTCGACGATGCTGCTGGCCGCCGCTCCGGCGAGCTTCGACGCGATGACGGCCAGGCCACGCTTGTCGGCGGTGGCGCTGTCCTTGCTGGCCTGGAAGAACTTGATGCAGTAGTCGTAGCCGATGCCCGGGTGGCCGGCGGCGAAGGATTTGCACGTGTCCTCTAAGACGGAGGCTCTGGACGaggcgatgacgaggaggaggacgaggcagGGGATGGATCGTGAAGGCCCCATGGTTTTCGACGTTTGTGTTGGTAGCAAGCGGCCGGGATTGTGTGTACTGTAGATGGTATATATGTGCAAGACCGTCGTCGAGATAAATGGGAGGGAAATGGCAGGCATTGATTTCTTGCTGTAATGGTTTCTGGAGGGTTTGATTTCTTGCAGTAAATAAGAGCATAATTTATTTACTTCCAGAGATACAGGGAATTATGCTTCCCTTCCTATTAGTCCACGATCGACCATCCGATAAGCTGTGCGCTGGTCGTCCGATTGGCTAGTAATTAAACTCACGCGCGTGATTTCTGGATTCAAATCGGTAATTTATTCGTGTACGTGCATGGCCATACGTAATTCCTCTTTTTGCTAGGAGGGAGTAAACCGTAGTAGAACACATTCTTTGAGCAACTTGAGAGGATTTGGCTTTGACTCTACATATAACAGTACAAATGGGGATTATGTTTCAGGCCTTGCCTATTCCAGTCAACATCAGTGCTTTGTACTACCTTTTCTTCTGTATAAAGTGCATCTCAGTTTGATGAGATTTAGACCTGCCTTGTagtccctccgttcctaaatataagtctttataGATATTTTACTATAGACCACATATGGATGTATGTAGATGCATTTTAAAGTGTaggttcactcattttgcttcgtatgtagtccatagtcgaatctctacaaagacttatatttaggaacggagggagtagcatgCATGAGAATGTGGCATAGCTCAAACTCGTCGTCCGGTATCCTAGCTCGACAAAACGCACTTACCGTTTGCTCCAAAATTCCCTGCTTTTCAAATAGACCCATTAGCTAGTTTCCAGAGAGGTATTCTCTACAACATTCACAGCAAAGTAACAACAGTACACGTTTAAGGCCACAAATTAGATAATACTCCTCCGTTCCTTTATATAAGTTGTATTTGTTTTTTCAAAAGTCAAACTAGTGCATGTTTAACcaagttttaaaaaaaatcaataTCCACAATACGAAATTTAATCATTTGATCCATCATGAAAAGAAGTTTCATATTTTATCTATTAGGTCTTGCAGATGTTGTTATTTTATTCTATAATCTTGGCCAAACATTTGAAAGGTTGACTTGCATGGAAAACAATACACCTTATAGGAGCAACACATAAACAACGCCACATATGCCAAACTGATTTACTACATGTCACCAGTTCAGAAGAAGCGACCAAGCAACAGTGAATCGCATCTTACAAAACCCGACATCACAAATATCCTCACCTCTACCTGCTTTTCCAGGTACAAATCTTACTTGATATTTCACAGCCTTGCCATCACCTTGCCAGACATCCACACCAAGTGTCAGCTCTCCATCCGCTTCGACAGAAACAACACATCGTGAAAACTCAATTGCCCCATTGTTAGTAACAGGCACCATGCCATCCTGAGAATCAAGTAGCACCATCTCCAGATCATCGAGACTGGCCATACGTGCAGCAAATCGACCGTGATGGCCAGTTGGCCAGTTGGCCAGGATCTCTCAACAACTTGGACAGCGATAGTAGCCTCTACTGTCTTTGCAAGATGGCCAACCGTCAC contains:
- the LOC125534176 gene encoding putative invertase inhibitor, whose product is MGPSRSIPCLVLLLVIASSRASVLEDTCKSFAAGHPGIGYDYCIKFFQASKDSATADKRGLAVIASKLAGAAASSIVDRIHALVASEKDKRIQMGLDDCEQLYSQAVDELDRAAKGVAAGTPRGKADAAAYVNGALGAPRTCETGFEETGVESPLVAEDSEFTKEVYITLDIVHSL